GTCGTTGCGGATAGCAAGCTGCAGATGACGGGGGATGATTCTGGTTTTCTTGTTGTCACGGGCTGCGTTGCCTGCCAACTCCAACACTTCAGCGGCCAAGTACTCAAGGACAGCGGCCAGATACACTGGGGCACCGGCTCCCACTCTCTCGGCGTAGTTGCCCTTCCTCAGCAGACGGTGGATACGACCAACGGGAAACTGTAGTCCGGCACGGGAAGATCGGCTCTTTGCCTTTCCCTTCACTTTGCCTCCTTTACCACGTCCTGACATTTTAGATTGGTGTGTGGGTTGGGCGctgacaaaattaaatcaacGAATAACACGCCATGCGCTGCGCCACTCTATTTAAACACTTCCACGGATTGAAATGATCCACTAATCACAGCGCTCGTTTTAAACGCACCTCGGGCGTCCTGACCAATATGATGTTTACAAAGACGTCCGCAATTTACCTGTACGCTTCAATCCGCCTCGTGTTATATATAAATCTACCGAGAGCAATGCGCCATTCATAGTTTCAGTCTTCACACTGTAAACATGCCACCCAAAGTTGGATCTAAAGGTTCTAAGAAAGCTGCCACCAAGGCTAAGGCCCAGAGAACTGGGGACAAGAAGAGGCGCAGGAGGAGGAGGGAATCCTACGCTATCTACATCTACAAAGTCTTGAAACAGGTGCACCCTGACACTGGAGTTTCCAGCAAGGCCATGAGCATCATGAATTCTTTCGTCAATGACATCTTCGAGAGAATTGCCGCTGAGGCCTCCCGTCTGGCCCACTACAACAAACGCTCAACCATCACCAGCAGAGAAATCCAGACTGCAGTCCGCCTTCTCCTGCCAGGTGAATTGGCCAAGCATGCTGTCTCTGAAGGTACCAAAGCTGTCACCAAGTACACCAGCAGCAAGTAAACTGCAGGGATATGTAGTTGACATAACCAAACGGCCCTTTTCAGGGCCACACAATTTTTTCGAAAAGCTACCATCATTACAATACGCAGTTACTGGTACATTAAATTTGTGTTCAATAGTCATGATTGTTTCACTATCAGAATGAGTACCCATCTTCACAGAAACTGAAATTACAACAGGCTGTCACATCtaagaataaaaaaagttcTGTCTCTATTACTGTACACCAATTACCTATTGATCTTCATTATTCAATATTATCGTAcaatttaatatatcaaaacagTGCAATCTACAATATGGTCATAAAATAATGAGCTAAACATTATCAGTGTCTGCTTTTTCAATCATGATTAAAGTCAATTTCACTGCCctatattttaatagttttaatcCTTTTCACCATAgcaatttaatatcatttcaacatgtaagataataaaaatacaattctgcagttttcaattaaaatttc
The nucleotide sequence above comes from Magallana gigas chromosome 2, xbMagGiga1.1, whole genome shotgun sequence. Encoded proteins:
- the LOC105320419 gene encoding histone H2B-like, with product MPPKVGSKGSKKAATKAKAQRTGDKKRRRRRRESYAIYIYKVLKQVHPDTGVSSKAMSIMNSFVNDIFERIAAEASRLAHYNKRSTITSREIQTAVRLLLPGELAKHAVSEGTKAVTKYTSSK
- the LOC136272799 gene encoding histone H2A, yielding MSGRGKGGKVKGKAKSRSSRAGLQFPVGRIHRLLRKGNYAERVGAGAPVYLAAVLEYLAAEVLELAGNAARDNKKTRIIPRHLQLAIRNDEELNKLLSGVTIAQGGVLPNIQAVLLPKKTQKPAAK